The sequence TCTTGGCTTTGTGGTATTCACGGCTGGCCTGGGGCCCTGCGAGACAGCTTCTTTTGAGCTTCTCTCTTGCCTTTAGGCTTCTTGGCATCACTTCTACTGAAGCCATGAGACCTGCAATGGTTGAGGTTTGAGGCTCAGCAGCCTAGGCACCATCCTGAACCCAGCATCCAGGGAGGTGCTCTCTTCCCAGGTGGTTTGATTCTGTGCTTCCCATATTGTTGATAGGAGTGGGGGACCCCCATATTTGGTCACTCTAACAAGGCCAGGGCGACATCCCATAGGGAGCACCAGGGCCAGAAAGGCCAGTGTCTGGCCTGCAGTCACAGTTACTTAGGCTGAGGACAAAAAGAGGCAATGTGCTCATGGCTTCAGCCATGGCTCTTGAAACGGATCAGTATCTATGAGTGAGGAAACTGCTCCACCCCTAGGATCAAAGGGGCCTGTTGCTCAAAAGCATAGAGCCTCCATCTGCTAGGAAAGGCTGATCTCATGAGAGGAAGCCATGGAACAAATCTGAGGAAGCTATGTGGCCACAGCTATTGCCTCAGCTGACTCTCAGTCCCAAAGCTCCACTGTATCATCCAGACGTCCCTGCCTTTATACCTGAGCATGGAGAAGAGGACTGTGGGTTAAAAACAGACTGAGGGCAAGTAGTCTTCAGAGGAGCATCTGTGTAACCTCAGCCTCCCTTGACTTGGGGGTGGTGGTGCAGTTGGGGGTGACTGGGAAAAGAACTGATCTCTGCAATTTTGGGTAGCTAAGATTGAAACATTTTCTTGTACTCCTATTACAGTCACACACTAATTTCTGTACTTGGCAGAATTTCAGACAGTCACAATGATGAAAGGgcttgaaaaggaaaggaaatgagctTCACTAGGTTTGGGTTTGGGTggaactccgggagtcggtgatggacagggaggcctggtgtgctgtggttcatggggttgcaaagagtcagacacaaatgagcaactgaactgaactgaactgaggtttatAAAAGTTTGAATGTCTCCATACATCCTGGAGAGAGGCTCTGTGGATTAGGACACTGCAAGGGGAGACCTCAGAAAGGCTGTTTGGGACAGAGCTTCTACAACTCTTAACTGAGGGAGTAATGGaacctctcctctcccctttggtaagaAGTTAGATGCCTATGGAGAAGAGACTGCTtgcttttctgtccttttctgcTTCCTAGGACTCCTGTGACGTGGCACCCCATCTTTTGATGAGGGCATTGTCTCCTCTGGGCCCTTTGCAGCATGTCCCCACCAAGGAAGCTTGCTGTCCCAAAATAGGGAGGGGTGGTCTCAAATGGGTCAGATCCTACTGTGGAAGAATCCTGGGGCCTGTTTTGCCAGGCCCTGAGATACAGTTGGGCTGCTCTAGTGGCCTCCAGTCATTACCACTCACCCACAGAAAGCTAGAAGCTGCTGCTCCAGAAAGGTAGGCATCACCTTGGTCTGTGAAGGATCAGGGAACAAGAAGATGGACTTCCAATCCTTGTGACTGATGatgaggcaggagaagaaagctgTTCAGCTCTCAAAGCCTAGAGCTAGCTGTTACTCAAAATGCCTTGTCCTGAGATCAAGCAGCCCAAGGCGATTGACATAAAAGGTGATTTGCTAGGAGAGTAAGCAAGAGCCCTTGTGCTTAATGTGGTTTAATCTTCTCAGTGCAGAACCCCAGGCCGGGCTGCTTCAGATACAGTCGTTGGGCCCAAGAGTCACGTGCTTTCTCCTTTTTTGGCTGGACTGAATAACGGCCCCTTCTACTGATTAGTCTTGGGAGTGTGGCTATGGAGTATTTACAAAGAACTGAGGGTTTTGAAATGTTCGGAGCCATACACATGAACCCAGTTCATCTTGTCTGCTTCTTTTCAATCCTAAATAATCCAACCCCAGAAGCTTCTTACTTGACTTTCAGGTCACGCTGTCTCTACAGGAGGAGACCATACAGTGCTCTTGCCATGCCCCAAGTTACAGCTCCCCCCATCCTCTGAGCAACCCTGAGTTGTATGTTGTCTTCTGTAGAAGTGCCTAAAGGAATGTGGATGTGTTAGTTTCTTTGTGACTGAGCCCAGCCCCTCTCAAATAACTCCTGGTACCAAGTCAGACCTTGCTAAACCTAAGTCATGAGGTTGGAAACAGAAGCTTGAACTTTAGGGCCTATGCTTACCCATAGCATATGCTGACTGGAGAACTTGATGAGAACTTAGGAAGAATAGCCGGGGCTGAGAGGCCAGGCTGGTGGCCTTGTGGCAGCATCTTTTTGCCCCCAAAGTCCTCCCTTGCCAGGTCCAGGCCCTAAGCTTGTGGGGAAGAACATGTGGTGAGCAACGGGGAAAAACAGCAACTCAGGCCATATCTTAGTAACAGGGAGAAGGGAACACCTCCTCCTTCTGTGAGGCTTTGCTGAGACTTTCTCTGTTCAAGACAGCTGAGATGCAAATCGTCTTCTTAGCTCCAGCCTCTCATCCTCATTGTCATGTGGTCTGAAAGGAGTCCCTGTTTAGGGCTCTGTACGCCATCCCATGGCATACTTTTCTATGTCTGCAGTTAAGCTAAAGAACGGAAAAAAATGAGCCTCCTCTCCCCTTTCATTCAGGCCTGGCCTCCCTGGAGCTCAGGCTTTGGGTCTCTGTGGTAGCTGACTTGGGTGAAGCACCTAACCCAGAAGGCTGTTGACTACGGCCATCATACCTGTTCCATTTGGCCCTTGGGCTCTGGGCCATGAGCACCCACCTAAAAAACAGGGGTCAGGATGGCTCACCTTGGGTTTGGACTGGTCTGCTAAATAAAGACTTTTGGACTTAAATGACCTGGATGAGAGGTTCCTAGATTTCTGGGTCCCTGGAACGGGCTGCCTCCCCCTTTTCTAATTGGCACTCCACAGACTAGCTCCTTCTCTGTCACCAGGAATTGGGgtttaaataaacaataaataaataataagtgcaGTGGTGGTCTTCGGCCAtttcccccaccccaacacacctGAGGGACACAGCACACACCTAGTAGAACAGAGGTTCAGCACAGAAGGGGTTTTCAGTGTGGGAAGAGGGCGTGTGGCAGCATCTCTAGTAGAGTATGTGAGTCTGATGTGCCCCCTTGTTAAGACTCACTTGGCCAGAGACTGACCTACTGTAAATGAAAACTGGCCAAtagagacccccccccccccatctatACCAGGGGCTTCACAAAAGAACTTTGGTCTTTCTTCAACAAAAAAGAAGTATCAGGTCTCTGACGGCATGGACAGCTaggcgtgtgtgtttgtgtgtgcatgtgtgtgcacacatatgcgTGTGCAGTGGCAGGTCCAGTCTGCAGTGTGAGGGCAGGGGGTGGTCCTGGAGCAGATGCTGCCACAGCTCCCAGGGCTTCTCCATGTGGCAATGCATTTACCACCTCTGTTGTGAGGGGAATGGCGACTTCAGTGCCGCCAAGCTTAGTGATAAACTGAGATGTGGACAGTGCTCCATCCCCAGAAGTCTCAGGACCAGAGGTTAGTGGGGAAAGGGAGAAAtgaaaggagggagagaatgcCACTGTCCCCAAACTGAGCTTTTCTGCTCCATGCTATCCTGGGGGTTTCAGGTGAATGGCCGAACTGTTGGGGCGAGCAGCCAAGATGTAGATGACACTCTCCTGCAGGAAGGTAGGCCAATCCACAAATCTGGAGTGGAAGCAAAGAACAGATTTGTGAGGCTGGTTGCTGAGTCTGGAGGCTCAGAAGACTTGGTCCCAGCAGCATGGCTTGAGCCAGGCAAAagtcagggaagtcctggcttGTGCCTGAAGTGGTGCTGGCAGACTGTGCCTCCAGGCTGACAGCTAGATTTGATCCAGCCCTATGGATCTGGGGTCAAATCTGGTTTCTGGGGTGGGCATTTGCTGTTTTGGGGTGATGGTGGGTAATGCCCAATCTTACTTGTGTGTGGGGGGATCGGGGTGTAGACAGCCAGGTAAGGAGGTGTCACTCACCTGGACTCAGGCTCTGTGGGCAGTGGGGCCTTGTCCtgactcttgctgctgctgctggctgggCTGCTGTCTGCTATGGGACCCACATGGCTGACACTGTTGGGTACAAAGACATGTGGTTAGAAGTGGGACCGTGAAAGGTCTGCCCCTCCCACATTCTGGTGAATCCAAAGCTCTGGTGAACCCCTGGATATGCACGTCCAGACTTTTCTGACATGGGTGAGAGAGTTTGGAGTCAAGGCTGATCTATGCCTTGGCCAGTAGGAGTCACTGGCCACTATCTAATTCACAGAAGGATCCTCTCCTGGCTATTGGACGAAAGGGCTGAAGAAACAGGGAGGCAGGTACCTTTCACACCAAAGGACAAAGGAGGAGGGTAGGTGAGTGGGGGCAGGGACTGGTAGGGAGTGGACCTGACACTGCAGGAAGGAGCCTCGGTGGGGCGTTTGCAGAACCAAGAGTGCTGGGCACGGCGGCACTCGGCCTCGCTGACAGTGCTCCCGCTGCCCCGGGCCAGGAAGGCGGCTCGGGCTCGCTCCCGCTCCTTGACCGTTAGAAGCCTTAACAGAGAGttctgtgaaagaagagagaaattaagaccttggagatgaaaatgttctgtaaacTGTCAAGCCATAGAGAATCCTACCTCCATTATTATCTCTGCAACCTCCCTTTGAAGCTGCCTGGAGCCTTTCTGGTAGCACCAACATTTGCAGTGAGGTCCAGTGCAAATCAGTCTTCCTTGGGCAGTTTCCCCAGCCCAGGCACTGGATCACCTGTCACTGGCTGGACCCTGAGCCCTTTCCTGGTACTGGTTCCTGCTCAGAGAGTACCCAGTGTTCCCCCAACCTGCCTGGCATGCTTCCCAGGGCTCTGTCACCCAATATCCCACAGACATTCACCCCAGCTGGCCCTTACCTGGGGACGCAACTGCTGTAGAAGCAGGAGGGACTCATGGGACAAAAAATCAGGCCACTCAACGTGTCCTCGGCGTTCAGGGTCCAGGGCTGCAAACTGGCGGGCTGCCTGCTCCTCTTGCTCCTCACTTAGAGCCCTGCCACTGCTCCCTCTCTTTGCTGTCTGGTGGCGGTAGCGTAGGAAGTCCTCCAGCGTCAGGGAGCAGTCTGTGGGGAGGCACCACGTGCTAGGCATGCCCACCCTTCTCTCAGCATCTGGAGTACCTCCACTCACCTCGAGTGTGCCCTCCAGAGCCCCCACACCCACAGCTTTTGTCCAGTCTGTCTCCATAGCCAGGATAACACAGGCTGTGACCAGGGGCAGGCCAACAGCTTGCAAACAGGGTTCCATTTACACCCTTGCCCTCCAAATTCCAGATTACTCCTTTCATGGTTCATCCTAGAAAGTATGAAGGAGAAGCCTGCCTGGCCCTCTCCATTGGCAGTACCACCCAGCCTTACCAGGGATAACTTTACACTGCTGAAAGGTCTCTGTGAGGCTGTACATTTCCTCCTCAGTTAGCAGCAAGTTGAGATTGTCCTGAAAAAGAAGAGCTAAATCAATGGCCATATAGGCCAGAAAGAAAGGCCAAGGATCAAGAAGGGTGAAACAGTATTTCAGATGGACGGCAATTATGGGATCATCTGATCCCAGCATCTCATTCACAGTCAAGGAGACTCAGGCCCCAGAAAGGTGAAAGGACTTGCTCAGAGCTGTCCAGCTCTGGCCGGGATCATCCCCAGAATCCAGTTATCCTGGCTCCACCCTGAAGTCCCTTTTACTAAATTAGTGGCTTTTGGATTATTCTCTGAGATAGCTTAGGGGCTCCTTGGTGGTGCCTTAGGAAGCTGCTGCAAGTGAAAAGGGGGAAAGTGGGTGGAGTTGTGAATCCTCAGCTCCATCTACCAGAGTAGCTCCATCTTTATCTATTTTACGTATCTGGCCTCTGTGTTAGACTGTGTTCAAAGagtattttagtttaaaaagtttaattctAACTCCAGTTTCCATATTTGGTAAAACTGTTTAATCCTAAAGTTGTATCACTTTCACTCCAGAATGGTTTTGAAAGAGATGCCATCATTAAAAATTTCCTAAAAccaaatgattttttctttttagtggtgCCATGGaagttttaatttcaaaagagCACTGATATGTTATTTTGTTAGCATTAATTTATAGTCTTACAGTCTTTAAACTACCAAAGATTCTTTACAGTAGATCATTTCCTCTCTAAAATACCAATAAAGAATAGGAGCAGACATTTCATGACTATTCATTTGTGGATTTCATGAAAAATCCAAACCATTCTTTCAGTAAATACTTTTTGAGCACCTAGTATATACTTGGCACAATGGTGTATAACATTGTGAGATGTTCAGTACAGCCGGAGTGTAGagagtgtgactgtgtgtgtgtgtcttgggaGAGGGTAGGGAGGAGTGATAAATGATAAGGGAGGTGAGGTCAGCAGAAGCCTGATTGTGACGTGCCTGAAATACCCTTTATTGAGTCCTTCAAACTGGGCCTTTTTTCCTGAGAGCAAAGGGGAGTCACAGAAAGGTTTTTAAGTGTGGAGTGCTATGGTCAGTTCTTTGTCTGCTGTGTAGAGAATGGGTTACATGGGCAAAGGCTGGTGGCATGGGGGGCAGTTAGGTGGTTGATGCAATAAAGAAAAGATGAGTGGCTAAACTAAGACCTGAGaatgaagagaaggggaaagctcTGAGAGAGATTGGGAGGTAGAGTTCATAGGACTTGCTGACTCCCTGGATGTGAGGGGTGAGGGAGAGAAATGAGTATGGGCCGGTAATTAGGGGGTGGTGGTAGTGTCACCATTTACAGAGGCAAGGAATGGAAGGAATAATGGGTGTGGGGAAAAAGATGAATTCATTTTGGGGCATGTTGAGTGTGAAGTACTTGTGAGACATTAAGATGGATATAAGTCTAAGAGACAGGAAATTTAGGTCTGGACCCACAGATTTGggaattattaatatttaggtGGTGGAGTAGCCACTGAAGTAGATGAAgatccagagagagagaatatagtGGGAAAAGAACCCTGAGAGACACCAGCGTTTAGGTCTGGGACAAGAAACTAAGGGCACTTATTAGGAAGAATGGTCAGAGAAGGAAGTTAGGAAGAGAATCAGTAGAGGGTACTGGAAGCCAAGAAAAGAGAGTTGTACAATGTAGAGGTAATGTTAACAGAGGTTATACAAGTCAGATGGCATTTTactgattttctattttctctgattTCCACATTTTGTGTAAAGACTCTCACAAAAATATTCATACCCTAGAAAAAGATGGAGCGATAAGAAGTGCTAAATACATCAGAAAGGTCAAGTAAAAGATTCCTGAGAAAAGGTCACTGAACTTGACAGTTAGGTCACTGGTGACCTTAGAAGAGCCAGTTCAGCAGAATGATGGATACACAAGCCAAATTACAGGTGGCTGGGGAATCACAGGAGATACACTGCCAAACAGAGTTGCTGTGAGTGAACAAGTTAGCATTTGGAGGAGTGGTGACTAGAAGAGATTGCCTGTAGAGGAGGCTCTGCTGTGTCGTATTCCAGCTGGGGAGAAGCTATTTACGTGACTAGAAGTAACTGTTCTATACTTCACTTTATGGACTTGGACAAGCCATGCAGAATGTATTATTTGTTAGGAAGCAGAACATCTTTACTTTATCCTCGGTGGTAGGAAGAAGAGGGGATCAGCTTATAATCATTACTCTGAAATCAGTGAATAATGAAGATCTGCAGGGCAACAGATCAATAAAGCAAGACTTGAACTCTACTCAGGTTTACTGAGAAACAGACATGAATCTgtctt is a genomic window of Cervus canadensis isolate Bull #8, Minnesota chromosome 14, ASM1932006v1, whole genome shotgun sequence containing:
- the PHF24 gene encoding PHD finger protein 24 isoform X2; this translates as MGCGTGLPSDAQVVNDEMCDVCEVWTAESLFPCRVCTRVFHDGCLRRMGYIQGDSAAEVTETAHTETGWSCHYCDNLNLLLTEEEMYSLTETFQQCKVIPDCSLTLEDFLRYRHQTAKRGSSGRALSEEQEEQAARQFAALDPERRGHVEWPDFLSHESLLLLQQLRPQNSLLRLLTVKERERARAAFLARGSGSTVSEAECRRAQHSWFCKRPTEAPSCSVSVSHVGPIADSSPASSSSKSQDKAPLPTEPESRFVDWPTFLQESVIYILAARPNSSAIHLKPPG
- the PHF24 gene encoding PHD finger protein 24 isoform X3, whose product is MGAEWSLRSLTGPVVLHPLPSSAPPGSWMTTSLQISAWSPESLVCTRVFHDGCLRRMGYIQGDSAAEVTETAHTETGWSCHYCDNLNLLLTEEEMYSLTETFQQCKVIPDCSLTLEDFLRYRHQTAKRGSSGRALSEEQEEQAARQFAALDPERRGHVEWPDFLSHESLLLLQQLRPQNSLLRLLTVKERERARAAFLARGSGSTVSEAECRRAQHSWFCKRPTEAPSCSVSVSHVGPIADSSPASSSSKSQDKAPLPTEPESRFVDWPTFLQESVIYILAARPNSSAIHLKPPG
- the PHF24 gene encoding PHD finger protein 24 isoform X1; translation: MGVLMSKRQTVEQVQKVSLAVSAFKDGLRDRPSVRRTGELPGSRRGTVEGSVQEVQEEKEAEASAPALQEESSASRASWERLRDGRGVEPEEFDRTSRFTPPAFIRPTRKLDDDKPPDIRLEPREPVVNDEMCDVCEVWTAESLFPCRVCTRVFHDGCLRRMGYIQGDSAAEVTETAHTETGWSCHYCDNLNLLLTEEEMYSLTETFQQCKVIPDCSLTLEDFLRYRHQTAKRGSSGRALSEEQEEQAARQFAALDPERRGHVEWPDFLSHESLLLLQQLRPQNSLLRLLTVKERERARAAFLARGSGSTVSEAECRRAQHSWFCKRPTEAPSCSVSVSHVGPIADSSPASSSSKSQDKAPLPTEPESRFVDWPTFLQESVIYILAARPNSSAIHLKPPG